Proteins from a genomic interval of Mesobacillus sp. S13:
- a CDS encoding (S)-benzoin forming benzil reductase, with the protein MEYAIVTGASKGLGASAAQEFISKGISVISVSRSENIDLKQSAGVSYKHYSCDLSSAQQVQSVFANICEEVFQHAENVYVINNAGVIEPIDIAGELDAALVQRNIQVNLSAPILISNLFLQKAKETGARVIIANVTSGAGERPIQGWSIYCSTKAAVNMFTKTAGLELENSGSSNKVIAFSPGIMDTDMQVTIRSSSEEAFADVDTFRNYKESGSLRSPDTVAGALVKLVLADHLDNGKIYNVNNLL; encoded by the coding sequence ATGGAATACGCAATCGTAACAGGTGCCTCAAAGGGACTTGGAGCATCTGCAGCACAAGAATTCATCTCAAAAGGAATCTCTGTCATATCCGTTTCCAGAAGTGAAAATATTGATTTGAAACAGAGTGCTGGGGTCAGCTATAAACACTATAGCTGCGACCTTTCTTCTGCACAGCAGGTGCAAAGCGTCTTCGCAAACATCTGCGAGGAAGTTTTTCAACATGCTGAAAATGTATATGTTATCAATAATGCTGGAGTGATTGAACCGATTGATATAGCCGGAGAACTGGATGCTGCTTTAGTTCAGAGAAATATCCAGGTGAATTTGTCGGCACCGATCCTGATCAGTAATTTATTTTTACAAAAAGCAAAGGAAACTGGGGCCAGAGTCATCATCGCAAATGTAACTTCCGGTGCAGGAGAGCGGCCGATCCAAGGCTGGAGCATTTATTGCAGCACAAAGGCCGCTGTCAATATGTTCACGAAGACTGCTGGCCTTGAGCTTGAGAACAGCGGAAGCAGCAACAAGGTCATTGCCTTCAGCCCGGGGATCATGGATACTGACATGCAGGTAACAATCCGTTCTTCATCGGAGGAGGCATTCGCTGACGTGGATACTTTCAGGAACTACAAAGAAAGCGGCAGTCTCCGCAGTCCCGATACTGTTGCCGGGGCGCTTGTCAAACTTGTATTAGCTGATCATCTCGATAACGGGAAGATTTATAATGTGAATAACTTATTATGA
- a CDS encoding sensor histidine kinase has product MDRISFKIGTVFFITILLVEGVLFYYLHSSIIHSRIDEELASLQTRGNNHRDILETSYSQETIHHITTMESRTDTHVIITDQTGEVVSSSVPTDDSMQEIITGTPDDVPRTGLVLENDWKDKQYIASVSPLENSGAVYMFKNTERVQSLITKLNKHFWLAGILLLVSMAVIILFLSRFITKPVIKMNEATSKIRQGDYSVTLPRGGNDELGELSESIQVLADDLSHMKRQRNEFLASISHELRTPLTYIKGYADIAAKAGTTSEDRSHYLQIIHEEATKLSGLVKGLFDLAKMDENTFTIQKETVELCEFMRGIHSRLAPSFNEKNIALNLVCHGEVYIEADPTRFEQIIINLLDNARKYSEAGTATSMTVFKKSGKVQIIVKDEGKGIPEEDQSWVFDRFYRVDKSRSSALGGSGLGLAIVKELVEAHGGKITLSSKLGKGTTFEIII; this is encoded by the coding sequence ATGGATCGGATTTCTTTTAAGATCGGGACAGTTTTTTTCATAACGATACTGCTGGTCGAAGGTGTTCTGTTTTATTACCTTCATTCTTCTATCATCCATTCAAGAATTGACGAGGAGCTGGCTTCCCTGCAAACGCGCGGCAATAACCATCGTGATATTCTTGAAACTTCCTATAGTCAGGAAACCATCCACCACATCACGACTATGGAATCGCGGACGGACACCCATGTCATTATCACTGACCAAACAGGTGAGGTCGTGTCTTCTTCGGTTCCAACCGATGATTCAATGCAAGAAATCATCACGGGTACACCAGATGATGTTCCTCGAACTGGCTTGGTCTTGGAAAATGACTGGAAGGATAAGCAATATATAGCGTCTGTCAGTCCTTTGGAGAACAGCGGGGCTGTTTATATGTTCAAGAACACTGAGCGGGTCCAAAGCTTGATAACCAAACTGAACAAGCACTTCTGGCTTGCCGGAATCCTCCTGCTTGTTTCAATGGCGGTGATCATCCTTTTCCTATCAAGATTCATCACCAAGCCTGTAATTAAAATGAATGAAGCGACTTCAAAAATTCGTCAGGGCGACTATTCTGTTACGCTGCCTCGAGGTGGAAACGATGAATTGGGCGAGCTTTCAGAGTCAATCCAGGTACTGGCCGATGACCTTAGCCACATGAAAAGGCAGCGCAATGAGTTCCTCGCGAGCATTTCCCATGAATTACGGACACCTCTCACCTATATAAAAGGATATGCAGACATCGCGGCGAAAGCAGGAACAACATCTGAGGACAGAAGTCACTATCTGCAAATTATCCATGAAGAGGCAACGAAGCTTTCGGGTCTCGTCAAAGGGTTATTCGACCTTGCAAAAATGGACGAGAACACATTTACCATCCAAAAAGAAACGGTAGAGCTTTGTGAGTTCATGCGTGGCATTCACTCGAGGTTGGCTCCTTCTTTTAACGAAAAAAATATTGCGCTTAATTTAGTCTGTCATGGGGAAGTCTATATCGAGGCTGACCCGACCCGCTTTGAACAAATCATCATCAATCTGCTGGACAATGCAAGAAAGTATTCTGAAGCAGGTACTGCAACTTCGATGACGGTTTTCAAAAAAAGCGGCAAAGTTCAGATCATCGTGAAGGATGAAGGAAAAGGCATCCCTGAAGAGGACCAGTCCTGGGTTTTTGACCGCTTTTACCGGGTGGACAAATCTCGGTCAAGTGCTTTAGGGGGTTCAGGTCTTGGACTAGCGATTGTAAAGGAGCTCGTGGAAGCGCATGGCGGAAAAATCACACTCAGCAGCAAGCTTGGCAAGGGCACAACTTTCGAAATTATTATTTGA
- a CDS encoding haloacid dehalogenase-like hydrolase, which translates to MKRLLDCTASDFEQMTGQDLKKAIIASEGRTILSEVIGVFSPLYPAVTNAELAAAFGADLILLNFFDVMNPAIESLPETEPSEVITQLKKLVGRPIGLNLEPVDLQADKLEALQQLPAGRLATDASLKRATELGFDFVCLTGNPKTGVTNTEITKSIEKARAAFGPDGLIIAGKMHGAGVAGETGSSMMTEETLQSFVEAGADIILIPSPGTVPGFTVEKTAKLVDLVHQNGALAILTTGTSQEGADEQTIKQIALNSKMAGADLYHIGDAGAAGIALPENILAYSIVVRGKRHTYVRMAASVQR; encoded by the coding sequence ATGAAACGACTGCTTGACTGCACGGCATCAGATTTTGAACAAATGACAGGACAGGATTTGAAAAAGGCAATCATTGCTTCGGAGGGAAGAACGATTTTATCTGAGGTGATAGGGGTGTTCTCGCCGCTTTATCCTGCCGTGACGAACGCGGAACTGGCAGCGGCCTTCGGAGCCGACCTGATTCTGCTCAACTTTTTCGATGTGATGAACCCTGCGATTGAAAGCTTGCCAGAAACAGAACCATCGGAAGTGATCACCCAATTAAAAAAGCTGGTCGGCCGTCCTATTGGCTTGAACCTTGAGCCGGTCGACCTCCAGGCGGACAAGCTTGAAGCGCTGCAACAGCTGCCGGCAGGAAGACTTGCTACCGATGCTTCGCTTAAAAGAGCGACGGAACTTGGCTTCGATTTCGTCTGCTTGACAGGCAATCCCAAAACAGGCGTCACCAATACCGAGATTACGAAGTCGATTGAGAAAGCCAGAGCGGCATTCGGTCCTGATGGATTGATTATTGCAGGCAAAATGCATGGAGCTGGGGTCGCAGGAGAGACGGGCAGTTCGATGATGACGGAAGAAACTCTGCAAAGCTTTGTCGAGGCAGGTGCCGACATCATCCTGATTCCATCTCCAGGCACAGTTCCAGGCTTTACGGTAGAAAAGACGGCAAAGCTGGTTGACCTCGTCCACCAAAATGGAGCGCTCGCAATTCTGACGACAGGTACAAGCCAGGAGGGGGCGGATGAACAAACCATCAAACAAATCGCGCTGAACAGCAAGATGGCGGGTGCCGACCTCTACCATATCGGGGACGCCGGGGCAGCGGGCATCGCTTTGCCGGAGAACATCTTGGCCTATTCGATCGTCGTCCGCGGCAAGCGGCATACGTATGTCCGGATGGCAGCCTCTGTCCAAAGATAA
- the nagE gene encoding N-acetylglucosamine-specific PTS transporter subunit IIBC, translated as MLGFLQRIGKALMLPIAVLPAAALLLRLGQPDLLDIAFISAAGDAIFANLALLFAIGVAVGISKDGHGAAGLAGAIGYFVLTKGAGAVNEEINMAVLGGILSGVIAGLLYNRFHDIKLPDWLGFFGGKRFVPIITSLVMIVLAGIFGYVWPPIQAGINNVGEWIVGAGAVGVGVFGFLNRLLIPMGLHHVLNTLVWFEFGEFTNAAGEIVKGDLNRFFAGDPKAGIFMNGFFPVMMFGLPAAAFAMIAAAKKERKKATAGALLGLAFTSFLTGITEPIEFLFMFLSPVLYGIHAVLTGLAMSITYMLDIHHGFGFSAGAIDFVLNYGIAQKPLLLLGVGLVYAVLYFVIFYFLIIKLDLKTPGREEEVEGEFSESGASKGNYAELAEHYLAALGGKGNLKDLDNCVTRLRLKVDDMAKVNEPELKRLGAKGVLKLNKTDLQVIVGTDVEFLANEMKRK; from the coding sequence ATGCTAGGATTTTTACAACGAATCGGGAAGGCATTGATGCTTCCCATCGCCGTTCTACCTGCAGCTGCATTATTGCTGCGACTTGGGCAGCCGGACTTATTGGATATTGCTTTTATTTCTGCAGCAGGTGACGCGATTTTTGCCAACCTTGCATTATTATTCGCGATTGGTGTGGCAGTCGGAATTTCGAAGGATGGGCACGGCGCGGCCGGGCTAGCTGGTGCAATTGGTTACTTTGTATTGACCAAGGGGGCAGGCGCTGTCAATGAGGAAATCAATATGGCGGTGCTTGGCGGGATTTTATCCGGGGTCATTGCCGGTTTGCTCTACAATCGTTTTCATGATATTAAGCTGCCGGACTGGCTCGGTTTCTTCGGCGGAAAACGTTTTGTTCCCATCATAACTTCATTGGTGATGATTGTCCTAGCAGGAATTTTCGGTTATGTTTGGCCGCCAATCCAGGCAGGCATCAACAACGTCGGTGAATGGATTGTTGGCGCAGGTGCAGTAGGGGTAGGTGTATTCGGTTTCTTGAATCGTTTATTGATCCCAATGGGCCTTCACCATGTTCTGAACACACTTGTCTGGTTTGAGTTCGGTGAATTCACGAATGCGGCCGGGGAAATTGTAAAAGGGGACTTGAACCGTTTCTTCGCAGGTGATCCGAAAGCCGGAATCTTCATGAATGGTTTCTTCCCAGTCATGATGTTCGGTCTTCCAGCTGCAGCATTCGCAATGATTGCCGCTGCGAAAAAGGAGCGCAAAAAGGCTACTGCCGGAGCGCTTTTAGGATTAGCCTTCACATCATTCCTGACTGGTATTACCGAACCTATTGAATTCTTGTTCATGTTCCTTTCTCCTGTCCTTTATGGAATTCACGCCGTATTGACAGGTTTGGCCATGTCCATTACCTACATGCTTGATATTCACCATGGTTTTGGGTTCTCGGCAGGTGCGATCGATTTTGTGCTGAACTATGGCATCGCCCAAAAGCCATTGCTGCTGCTCGGTGTCGGCCTTGTCTACGCAGTGTTGTATTTCGTGATTTTCTACTTCCTGATCATCAAGCTTGACCTCAAGACTCCAGGTCGTGAAGAAGAGGTAGAGGGAGAATTTTCGGAAAGCGGTGCTTCAAAAGGCAATTACGCAGAGCTTGCAGAACATTACCTTGCAGCATTAGGCGGCAAAGGCAATCTCAAGGACCTCGACAATTGCGTAACACGCCTTCGTTTGAAAGTCGATGATATGGCAAAAGTAAATGAACCAGAACTGAAACGCCTCGGTGCAAAAGGCGTATTGAAACTGAATAAAACAGACCTTCAAGTCATTGTTGGAACCGATGTGGAGTTTTTGGCCAATGAAATGAAGCGGAAATAA
- a CDS encoding MASE3 domain-containing protein encodes MGKSMSEGRFLFYIVAAVMLLMLIHLYHADLSSYLNPENYLAIHTILEFFSIAVSFSIFAYGWKVFGFSKSRRILLLSFLFFIVGTLDLLHTLTFKGMPFFITESSIAKATWFWVSARIIESLMMVLVLVLPERRLQKDRRRSCLAICMAIIAILMFLFFKYEQSLPLLVIEGKGTTILKNLIEYGVSFLHFISIVISLYFYNEGKNGQHLYVGLAFTFLFLSELVFTIYQSVYDIDNFTGHLYKALGYFFIMRGFYFSTLADDSFLKDPSEKIWRQTEEMIQSHYGIIFKLSKQGNDFIHHIVGGGLLDDLGFTPNEINGKTIGEFLPEKAGRVEKYYDCVWKNNEKIVFEIEIGGNTYAISLMPVMNNGEVVEIAGAVMGIVRYSRLDRCSRITKAL; translated from the coding sequence ATGGGTAAGAGCATGTCGGAGGGAAGGTTTCTTTTTTATATTGTAGCGGCGGTCATGCTTTTGATGCTGATCCATCTCTATCATGCTGACCTTTCCTCTTATTTGAATCCTGAAAACTATCTGGCCATCCATACGATTCTGGAATTTTTCAGTATTGCTGTTTCTTTTTCGATCTTTGCATACGGTTGGAAAGTATTTGGCTTCTCGAAATCGCGAAGAATCCTGTTGCTGAGCTTTTTATTTTTCATTGTCGGGACGCTCGATTTATTGCACACACTGACATTCAAAGGCATGCCCTTTTTCATAACTGAAAGTTCGATCGCGAAGGCAACATGGTTCTGGGTTTCAGCGCGTATCATCGAATCATTGATGATGGTGCTTGTCCTTGTCCTGCCGGAACGCAGGCTGCAGAAGGATCGGAGACGAAGCTGTCTTGCCATTTGCATGGCGATCATAGCTATCCTGATGTTCTTGTTTTTTAAGTATGAACAAAGCCTTCCGCTGCTAGTCATTGAAGGCAAAGGGACCACCATATTGAAAAATCTCATCGAGTACGGTGTCAGTTTCCTTCATTTCATCTCCATTGTCATATCGCTTTACTTTTATAATGAAGGTAAAAACGGCCAGCACTTATACGTAGGTCTGGCATTTACATTCCTGTTCCTGTCCGAGCTTGTGTTCACGATTTACCAGAGCGTCTATGATATCGACAATTTTACTGGTCATCTATACAAGGCGCTTGGCTACTTTTTCATCATGAGGGGCTTCTACTTCTCAACGCTTGCGGATGACAGCTTCCTGAAGGATCCTTCTGAAAAGATATGGAGGCAGACCGAAGAAATGATTCAGAGTCACTATGGGATCATTTTCAAGCTGTCAAAGCAGGGAAATGATTTCATCCACCACATTGTTGGAGGCGGGCTGTTGGATGACCTAGGCTTCACCCCGAATGAAATCAATGGCAAGACGATTGGGGAATTCCTGCCCGAAAAGGCGGGAAGAGTCGAAAAGTACTATGACTGTGTCTGGAAAAATAATGAGAAGATTGTTTTTGAAATCGAAATTGGCGGAAATACATACGCTATTTCCCTCATGCCTGTGATGAACAATGGTGAGGTAGTGGAGATTGCCGGAGCCGTCATGGGTATTGTCAGGTATTCACGGCTGGACCGCTGCTCACGAATTACAAAGGCTTTATAA
- a CDS encoding YeiH family protein produces the protein MKIKELLPRYSLPVFKGIALTLVLALAARMIAGLPFFAIMGQLVIAIIFGMLWRASIGVNSGLLEGASYSSKKLLRLGIILLGFRLNLYDIYNAGTTVFFIAFANLTFALLVVYLLSRMFKVEKRLGILTACGTAICGAAAVVAIAPVIKANEKETAVGAANVAVLGTTFTILYTLIFSYLDFNALEYGVFAGGTLHEIAHVVAAADPAGQAALDLAIIVKLTRVALLVPVAILIGYLIQRKESSDAGQKMTLANLPIPWFILGFLAVSAFNTLGVVSDSAASALVSLAYLLIGMAMAGLGLNVDFKSFKQMGGKALSAGLAGSVLLSLFGYLLVRIFV, from the coding sequence ATGAAAATAAAAGAACTTTTACCTCGCTATAGCTTGCCAGTCTTCAAAGGCATTGCGTTAACCCTGGTTCTGGCATTGGCTGCTCGCATGATCGCAGGCCTTCCATTCTTCGCGATTATGGGCCAGCTTGTCATCGCCATCATATTCGGAATGCTATGGCGGGCCTCTATTGGAGTGAACAGCGGACTCTTGGAAGGTGCCTCCTATTCCAGCAAAAAACTGCTTCGCCTTGGAATCATCTTGCTCGGATTCAGGCTGAATCTTTACGATATTTATAATGCCGGAACGACGGTATTTTTTATCGCATTCGCGAATCTAACCTTTGCCTTGCTGGTCGTCTATTTGCTGAGCCGGATGTTCAAGGTCGAAAAAAGGCTTGGCATCCTGACTGCCTGCGGAACAGCGATTTGCGGAGCGGCAGCTGTCGTTGCTATAGCACCGGTCATCAAGGCAAATGAAAAAGAGACGGCCGTTGGGGCAGCAAATGTTGCTGTGCTTGGAACGACTTTCACCATCCTTTATACTTTGATCTTCTCGTATCTTGACTTTAATGCGCTGGAATACGGTGTTTTTGCGGGCGGTACCCTGCATGAAATCGCCCATGTCGTCGCTGCAGCCGACCCGGCTGGCCAGGCCGCGCTCGACCTTGCCATTATTGTAAAATTGACCAGGGTTGCCTTGCTGGTACCGGTTGCGATCTTAATAGGATACCTGATCCAAAGGAAGGAAAGCAGTGATGCCGGTCAAAAAATGACGCTCGCAAACCTCCCGATCCCCTGGTTCATCCTTGGATTCCTTGCGGTTAGTGCGTTTAATACTTTAGGAGTTGTCAGCGATAGTGCTGCTTCAGCACTCGTAAGCCTCGCCTATTTGCTGATCGGCATGGCAATGGCAGGACTCGGGTTGAATGTCGACTTTAAATCATTCAAGCAAATGGGCGGAAAGGCCTTGTCGGCTGGTTTGGCTGGATCTGTGCTGCTTTCGTTGTTTGGGTATTTGTTAGTTCGGATTTTTGTCTAG
- a CDS encoding FAD-binding oxidoreductase: MAGYIDELKRVIDEELVTINETVLELHSRDESYHEPRLPDVVVFPRSKEDVSKVLKFANERKIPVVPFGLGTSLEGHVIPVNGGISLDLSQMNAVLEVKESDFLVKVQPGVTRSILNKELKKYGLFFTVDPGADATLGGMAATNASGTTSVRYGIMRDQVRDLEVVLANGDIIHTGSLAAKSSSGIHLNGMFVGSEGTLGVITELTLKVYGIPEAVTAARAVFPSVKKAVDAVVGILAGGIPVARIEFVDAQSVKKVNQYMETKYEESTTLFMEFHGNEAGLAQDVEFATEILKDHGCYNFQFEADSKARNQLWEARHNLLYAYKHTAGKKSIMLTDVSVPISELTGAILHTRELIDASSIEGSIVGHVGDGNYHVLLLIDKENPEEVKDGERINEEIVHYALKRGGTCTGEHGVGLGKAKYQRLEHGAAYEVMKSIKKTLDPNGILNPGKIFID, from the coding sequence TTGGCAGGCTACATAGATGAATTAAAGAGAGTCATAGATGAAGAGCTGGTAACGATTAATGAAACGGTTTTGGAGCTTCACAGCCGGGATGAGTCTTATCATGAACCACGCCTGCCAGATGTCGTGGTTTTTCCCCGGAGCAAAGAAGATGTCAGCAAGGTATTGAAATTTGCGAACGAGCGGAAAATTCCTGTCGTACCCTTTGGCTTGGGGACGAGTCTGGAAGGGCATGTCATTCCGGTGAACGGGGGGATTTCGTTAGACCTTTCGCAAATGAATGCGGTCCTGGAAGTGAAGGAAAGCGACTTCCTAGTAAAAGTACAGCCCGGAGTCACAAGGTCGATCCTGAATAAGGAACTGAAAAAGTATGGCTTGTTTTTTACCGTCGATCCTGGAGCGGATGCGACGCTTGGCGGGATGGCCGCTACGAATGCAAGCGGCACAACTTCAGTGCGGTACGGCATCATGCGCGACCAGGTCAGGGATCTTGAGGTGGTGTTGGCGAACGGTGACATCATCCATACCGGCAGCCTGGCCGCCAAGTCTTCTTCAGGTATCCACCTGAACGGCATGTTTGTCGGCTCGGAAGGTACGCTTGGGGTCATCACGGAGCTTACGCTGAAGGTATATGGCATTCCAGAGGCAGTTACCGCAGCCCGGGCCGTTTTTCCATCTGTGAAAAAGGCTGTTGATGCCGTGGTTGGCATTTTAGCGGGAGGCATACCGGTGGCCCGGATTGAATTCGTTGATGCGCAGTCGGTGAAAAAAGTAAATCAATACATGGAAACGAAGTACGAGGAAAGTACGACGCTGTTCATGGAATTCCACGGCAACGAGGCAGGACTGGCTCAGGATGTGGAGTTTGCTACTGAGATCTTAAAGGATCACGGATGCTACAACTTCCAATTTGAGGCGGACTCAAAAGCACGCAACCAGCTTTGGGAAGCAAGACATAATCTTTTGTACGCCTATAAACACACAGCCGGCAAGAAAAGCATCATGTTGACGGATGTTAGTGTACCGATATCTGAATTAACCGGTGCGATTCTGCATACCCGCGAGCTCATTGATGCATCTTCCATTGAAGGCTCGATCGTTGGCCATGTCGGCGACGGCAACTATCACGTGTTGCTGCTGATCGACAAGGAAAATCCTGAGGAAGTAAAAGATGGCGAACGGATTAATGAAGAAATCGTCCATTATGCCCTGAAGCGAGGCGGCACCTGCACCGGCGAACATGGTGTCGGTCTTGGCAAAGCAAAATACCAGCGACTCGAGCACGGCGCTGCTTATGAAGTCATGAAATCAATCAAGAAAACGCTTGATCCGAACGGAATCCTGAACCCTGGGAAGATTTTTATAGATTAG
- a CDS encoding ThiF family adenylyltransferase has protein sequence MKDMERYSRQILFKPVGSEGQEKLLNSSAVIVGMGALGTVISNHLVRSGVGHVRIIDRDLVELSNLQRQTLYDEDDARENLPKVIAAEKKLKKINSEVKVEAVIADLTLDNAEDLLAGFDVIVDGTDNFMARYLINDVAVKHGIPWVYGGAVSSRGMFAAIKPGETPCYRCLFPSVPAGLGETCDSIGVLSPITDIIGSFEAVEALKLLVGAESNPNLEQMDIWYNSFLQMDVSQGRNPECPACVHHNYEFLDRSSHQQINYASLCGRNTIQINPRQKTKQDLEKLAGRLKNNGEVKGNPFLLRFMPDEDITMVIFQDGRVLVHGTDDTVKAKSYYARYLGS, from the coding sequence ATGAAAGATATGGAGCGTTATTCAAGGCAGATTTTATTCAAGCCGGTCGGCAGTGAAGGACAAGAGAAACTATTGAACAGCTCGGCCGTCATTGTCGGGATGGGAGCATTGGGGACGGTTATTTCGAATCACTTGGTCCGGTCAGGTGTCGGGCATGTGCGCATCATTGACCGTGACCTTGTAGAGCTTTCCAACCTCCAGCGCCAGACTCTCTATGATGAGGATGATGCTCGTGAAAACCTGCCGAAGGTCATCGCCGCTGAGAAAAAGCTGAAAAAGATCAATTCAGAAGTAAAAGTGGAGGCAGTTATTGCAGATTTAACGCTCGACAACGCCGAGGACCTGCTTGCAGGCTTTGATGTGATTGTCGATGGAACCGATAACTTCATGGCCCGCTATCTAATAAATGATGTTGCCGTCAAGCACGGAATTCCGTGGGTGTATGGGGGTGCTGTCAGCTCAAGAGGGATGTTCGCTGCCATCAAACCGGGGGAAACACCTTGCTACAGATGCTTGTTCCCATCGGTTCCTGCTGGGTTGGGTGAGACATGCGACAGCATCGGGGTCCTTTCGCCGATTACGGATATTATTGGATCCTTTGAAGCGGTCGAAGCACTCAAGCTGCTTGTGGGGGCAGAGTCGAACCCGAATCTTGAGCAGATGGATATTTGGTACAACTCCTTTTTGCAGATGGACGTCAGCCAGGGACGCAATCCAGAATGCCCGGCATGCGTTCACCACAATTACGAATTCTTGGACCGCTCCTCACACCAGCAAATTAACTATGCATCCTTATGCGGACGGAACACCATCCAGATTAACCCGCGGCAAAAAACGAAACAGGACCTGGAGAAGCTCGCCGGCCGCCTGAAAAATAATGGTGAGGTCAAAGGCAATCCATTTTTGCTCCGCTTCATGCCGGATGAAGATATCACCATGGTCATTTTCCAGGATGGGAGGGTGCTCGTCCATGGCACAGATGATACAGTAAAAGCAAAATCCTATTATGCAAGATACCTGGGTTCCTAA